The Denticeps clupeoides chromosome 10, fDenClu1.1, whole genome shotgun sequence DNA window AGACACCCCGGACAGCAGCGTGCTCGTCGTCACGTACGCGCGCTGACCACTGCCAGATGGGGCTCTTCTTCTCCGAGTCAAAAAAGCCGTGAAATATGGACAAGGAGCAGCCATTTCTGTGCAATATCTTAGGAGGCGTGGAGCTCACGGGCTATTTAAAGCAACTTTCACCTTAACTCTGTAATAATAGAGCTGCATAATTTTGCGCCTGTACCAACAGGCTAACAGTTGCACACTTggaaaattgtgaaaattgctccatcattcatattttagctgcactgtctgtgtgtaaatTGCTTGGCTTCTAGCATATTTCTGTCAGGTTTATTACCGTTGCAGTTTGAGAAAACAGCTTTGGAGGAGATAAAACCAGGTTATGTGGTAACAGGGCAATGTGAACATTCTGTTAACGTTCTAAATTCTAAATGCTATTTTCTAAATGCTCTACTTAACTGGTCTGGAGATTATACTGGAACGAGGTGCTGTCTGTGGTTCTGATCTATAGGATTTCCTGTCTAATTTAAGTCCAGGTAAAATATGTCTCTTAATAAAGACCATCTTGAATGAGGTTGTTTGTTTAGGTAATTTAATTTCAAAAAATCAATTTTCTGTATAAAtcaatttttaaatgatgaCAGGTAATAATAGTTTGAGATTGTGGATTGTGGAGTTTCATGAGCTATCTGTCATAATAatcaaacacaaaatatttcacTTCGTGTGTAATAAATGTAGCAAAAATGTCATTAGAATTAAATTACAACAAAGTGTTTTGTGCAATATCGTAATTTTTGAGGTGTGCTATTAAAACTGATTGCTGTCTCTTCCTGAAGTCAATTTAGTAGAGTCAATAGCTTATCCTATTTTACACCCACATCACCCATAATATATTCATCTTAGAATTTATATCATGCAGTAGCTTACAGAGCTGGAACAGACCAACCCCCACCTCTCATAGCACATCTCTagatataaaaaattattattttacacttttagatcgTCTCTTCTTAATTAACCaatggatacacacacacacacatatatatacatatatagctagataaatagatagataattCTGGTCTGTGAATAGGTTGCCATTAAATGACAGAACAGATCACGTCACTTCATAACCCCCAGCCTCATCATCTCTGCACTATTGACAACTGATTAATTTGTTCCGACCTTCCTGCGAGGGAAGCCCGTTTTACACTTATATTTTTAATCAGAAGACTTTCCTGCTATTCATCTTGCGTgactcatacaaaaaaaaaattccacctcAGTAATTATTCCTGTGGATAACTGTCTATTCTACTGCctgccaggttttttttttttttttttttacagtgattaATAAAGTCAGATGCATTTTATTAGAACTAATGTACAATAAGGTATCATTTGGAGACAAATTTATATATAGATGAATGAAAGATGAATTATGAATATTcactttcataaaatgaattttaatgcaAAGTGTAAAGAAAAAGCCGAATATTTACAGTAATTCATTCTGTAATATTGCACACTCTGTCAAAAATGTTGAAGATCGGATCCCTAGTAAACATGTTAGAAAAGACATAGAGCAGGTTTCACAGTTGAAATTCTTCTCAAAGCATCttttgtttcctttctttttcatgtcAGAGTTGTACAATAGACGAATGCAGCCTTCACACTCCATAAGGACGATCCATAAGTTCACCAACCTACTCATCTCCTGTCAACCAGCCCGGCGTCACACGCAGCCGTATGACGAGGGTCCGCAGACGGccgagggaggggggaggcagATAAAGACGGAGCCGAGGTTTCAGGAGTCACCGCAGCTGGGACTTCCTCGGAGAGGAGAGAGCTGCACCTCGGACACCTCTTACTTcatgatttatttagtttttcacCCTCCTGCAGCTGCCATGACCAGGATTGTCCACTCATCGGTCCTGCTGGTTCTGCTGCTGTCTCTGAGCTGGTCCAGGGGTGCCGTCATCACTGGGGTGAGGACACATCTCATGGACTTTAGAACATagcagcattttaaaaagtacaaatgttGCATTTAAAGTTCATAATTTGACCGATGTCGTGTAAAAAGTTTTCTGGTATTGTGAACTGTTTGTGTCTTGCGTGTCAGGCATGTGAGCGGGACACCCAGTGTGGACTGGGAATGTGCTGCGCCGTGAGCCTGTGGCTGCGGGGCCTGCGAATGTGCACCCCGCAGGGCGTCGACGGTGACGAGTGCCACCCCTTCAGTCACAAGGTAATAAATCATACAAACAATGGCCATTagcataaaatattaatattttattttgttttattttaagccATGACCATAATTAGGACTAAGTAAGGAAAGTGATTTCatttaagagatttttttttaatgaaatcatattattattaatattttattttaagccATGACCATAATTAGGACTAAGTAAGGAAAGTTATTTAATTTAAgagattatttttatgaaatcataatttgtattaatattttattttaagccATGACCATAATTAGGACTAAGTAAGGAAAGTGATTTCatttaagagattttttttttatgaaatcatattattattaatattttattttattttaagcaaTGACCATGATTGGGACTAATTTGTTAAGGAAAGTGATTTTATCACCTATATATGCTCATATGTGATGTGTGATGATTTTGATATTTACGTGCATCATGAATTGGCATCACTGATCGTGACTGATTATGAATGGACACAGGGTTTAGAATTCTGTCACCGCCATTTGTTGGTGGTGCTGCTGATAACTGCAGGAGATATCGACCCAGGGGAGATCGCACCCGTCCATCATCCTGTCACTGTCACCAGCGATGTGGACGCGCAGGATTGGCACCACAGATGAAATGACTCTTCCAGAGAATACAGCTCTTATGAAATATGTTCACTAAAAATGTCAACATGTCATCCTGTGGGTGGAGCTAACCTGCTGGTCTCCCCGCTTTGACTCAGGTGCCGTTCCCAGGGAAGAGACAGCACCACACCTGCCCCTGCCTGCCACACTTGGTTTGCACCCGGTATGTagacagcaggtacaggtgtaCCAACGACTTCAAAAACATGGACTTTTGACCGGGCAGCGgctggaggaggacgaggacgaaaCTTGAAGACACCACAGGGGACAGTTCAAGATGCTCCACAATGCTCCCTGTTGCACCGCTGTTCACCTCACACTGCTTCATTTAAATTACATGAAAACTGTCGTCTGTGAATTTTATCTGTGCAAAAttcatattttgaaataaatacaaaccaagaacaaatctgttcattttttaaattttaagtCATATAAAGTTGTGTATGACACCAtggaaaaaaattgacaatgaaaagttgtgtaatttttaaataattggaAAAAATGTGACTACTGATGTGCCGCAAATGCTGCATGCCTTGGCCTGGATTTCTTTATTTGAGATTAAGCATTAGGCTTACTCAGCACAGCGTTTGTTTGATGGTGGATAACTAACGGGGGCTGGGAGAGCTGTACGTATGGATGTTATTtgctttatgaaaaaaaaatgcgtggtcaaatt harbors:
- the prok1 gene encoding prokineticin-1, with translation MIYLVFHPPAAAMTRIVHSSVLLVLLLSLSWSRGAVITGACERDTQCGLGMCCAVSLWLRGLRMCTPQGVDGDECHPFSHKVPFPGKRQHHTCPCLPHLVCTRYVDSRYRCTNDFKNMDF